A genome region from Frankineae bacterium MT45 includes the following:
- a CDS encoding transcriptional regulator, MarR family: MTESMTAPALTPAPTPAPGSAAPAAGPSIDAIEPLTRSFSHVMRSASRMKHQIMTAARSEVEFSAYVLIATLMNEGPMRAGALAELVHSDPSTVSRQIATLIKDGMVERQIDPRDGRASLLAATQRGRGVCDEHARIRTVRFQAMLNDWSDEECLQFSEYLDRLSAAFELCGPTFVAEAARSASSAPQQDDATTARPSELEEN; this comes from the coding sequence ATGACCGAATCGATGACGGCGCCGGCTCTGACCCCGGCTCCTACCCCAGCACCGGGCTCGGCGGCCCCAGCGGCGGGTCCATCGATCGACGCGATCGAGCCGCTGACCCGCAGCTTCAGCCATGTGATGCGCAGTGCGAGCCGGATGAAGCACCAGATCATGACGGCCGCCCGCTCCGAGGTCGAGTTCTCGGCCTACGTCCTGATCGCCACCCTGATGAACGAGGGTCCGATGCGCGCCGGTGCGCTGGCTGAACTGGTCCACTCCGACCCGTCCACGGTCAGCCGACAGATCGCGACCCTGATCAAGGACGGCATGGTCGAGCGCCAGATCGACCCCCGGGACGGGCGGGCCAGCCTGCTGGCCGCCACCCAGCGCGGCCGCGGCGTCTGTGACGAGCATGCCCGCATTCGCACCGTCCGCTTTCAAGCCATGTTGAACGACTGGAGCGACGAGGAGTGCCTGCAGTTCAGCGAGTATCTCGATCGCCTCTCGGCCGCCTTTGAACTCTGTGGCCCCACATTTGTTGCCGAAGCCGCCAGATCGGCGAGTTCGGCACCGCAACAAGACGACGCGACAACAGCGCGCCCGTCGGAACTCGAGGAGAACTAA
- a CDS encoding DNA binding domain-containing protein, excisionase family: MTNPRHRTDNEQLLTPSEVATLFRVDPKTVTRWAKAGKLTSIRTLGGHRRYRESEVRSLLEGNTNHTLG; encoded by the coding sequence ATGACAAATCCTCGTCACCGCACCGACAACGAACAACTCCTCACGCCGTCCGAAGTTGCCACACTCTTCCGGGTTGACCCGAAGACCGTGACGCGGTGGGCCAAGGCCGGCAAGCTGACCTCGATTCGCACGCTCGGTGGGCACCGGCGCTACCGCGAGTCCGAGGTTCGCTCGTTGCTTGAGGGGAACACCAACCACACCCTTGGCTAG
- a CDS encoding phosphoribosylformylglycinamidine cyclo-ligase has translation MTSTPAASPVSSDPAGSSNAAAGSSYAAAGSSYAAAGVDIEAGDRAVELMKSQVARTNRPEVIGGLGGFAGLFSMDLQKYPQPIMASSTDGVGTKIAIAQELGRHDTIGIDLVAMVVDDLVVVGAEPLFLSDYIATGKVVPERIAAIVGGIAEGCVQAGCALIGGETAEHPGVMRPEEYDISGTGVGVVNADSILGSERVEAGDALIAMGSSGVHSNGYSLVRHVIATAGLQLDAKYDELEGASLGDVLLTPTRIYAKDCLALAGEAGAHAFSHITGGGLAGNLVRVLPPHLDAVVDRSTWSPQPIFTLLASAGSIAREQLELTFNLGVGMIALVPAAQADAALALLAQRGVPSWRVGEVIEGSGVVQMTGDYAGPAAAWR, from the coding sequence GTGACCTCCACCCCAGCCGCCTCGCCGGTAAGTTCCGACCCGGCGGGCAGTTCGAACGCTGCCGCGGGCAGCTCCTACGCTGCCGCGGGCAGTTCCTACGCTGCCGCGGGCGTTGACATCGAAGCCGGTGATCGCGCCGTCGAGTTGATGAAGTCTCAGGTGGCGCGGACCAATCGCCCCGAGGTGATCGGTGGCCTCGGTGGCTTCGCCGGCCTCTTCTCGATGGACCTGCAGAAGTACCCGCAGCCCATCATGGCCAGCTCGACCGACGGCGTCGGCACCAAGATCGCCATCGCCCAGGAGCTGGGGCGGCACGACACCATCGGCATCGACCTGGTCGCGATGGTGGTCGACGATCTGGTCGTTGTCGGGGCGGAACCGCTCTTTCTGAGCGACTACATCGCCACCGGCAAGGTCGTGCCGGAGCGCATCGCGGCCATCGTCGGCGGCATCGCCGAGGGCTGCGTTCAGGCCGGCTGTGCGCTCATCGGCGGCGAGACGGCCGAGCACCCCGGGGTGATGCGCCCGGAGGAGTACGACATCTCCGGAACCGGCGTCGGTGTGGTGAACGCTGACTCGATTCTCGGCTCGGAGCGGGTTGAGGCCGGTGACGCCCTCATCGCGATGGGCTCCAGCGGGGTGCACTCGAACGGGTACTCGCTGGTGCGTCACGTCATCGCCACCGCCGGGCTGCAGCTGGATGCCAAGTACGACGAGCTGGAGGGGGCGAGCCTCGGCGACGTGTTGCTGACGCCCACCCGCATCTACGCCAAGGACTGCCTGGCGCTGGCCGGCGAGGCCGGTGCGCATGCCTTCTCGCACATCACCGGCGGCGGGCTGGCCGGCAATCTGGTGCGTGTCCTTCCGCCGCACCTGGACGCCGTCGTCGACCGCTCGACCTGGAGCCCGCAGCCGATCTTCACGCTGCTGGCCTCGGCTGGTTCGATCGCGCGCGAGCAGTTGGAGCTGACCTTCAACCTCGGTGTCGGCATGATCGCCCTGGTACCGGCGGCGCAGGCCGACGCCGCGCTGGCGCTGCTGGCTCAGCGGGGCGTGCCGTCCTGGCGGGTCGGCGAGGTCATCGAAGGCAGCGGCGTGGTGCAGATGACCGGCGACTACGCAGGCCCAGCGGCCGCGTGGCGCTGA
- a CDS encoding amidophosphoribosyltransferase (manually curated) translates to MARGDGRLSHDLMPGEKGPQDACGVFGVWATGEEVAKLAFFALYALQHRGQEAAGIAVSDGSSLLVYKDLGLVSQVFDEATLNTLQGHIAVGHTRYSTTGSTTWENAQPSFRTTPTGSGLALGHNGNLVNTLELVAEAEAAGLGNLGRYGATTDSDLLTALLASRPDVSVEQAAMDVLPKLRGAFSLVFMDEHTLYAARDPQGVRPLVLGRLERGWVVTSETAALDIVGASFVREIEPGELITIDEEGLRSQRFANPDPKGCLFEYVYLARPDTTISGRGVHSTRVEIGRRLAREHPVEADLVMPTPESGTPAAIGYAQESGIPYGTGLVKNAYVGRTFIQPSQTIRQLGIRLKLNPLRDVVRGKRLVVVDDSIVRGNTQRALVRMLREAGALEVHVRISSPPVKWPCFYGIDFASKAELVANGLDVEGIRQSIGADSLGYVSLGALIGASEQPKTRLCHACFTGEYPIPLSDMIGKHVLEGIERNVNLSITDASAQAAEEATPDEVSAAAVGSFIDEDLTPESVSLQ, encoded by the coding sequence GTGGCGCGCGGCGACGGACGACTCTCACATGACCTCATGCCCGGCGAGAAGGGCCCGCAGGACGCTTGCGGAGTCTTCGGCGTCTGGGCCACCGGTGAAGAGGTAGCGAAACTCGCGTTCTTCGCCCTCTACGCCCTGCAGCACCGGGGCCAGGAGGCGGCCGGCATCGCGGTCAGCGACGGCTCCTCCCTGCTGGTCTACAAGGACCTCGGGCTGGTCTCACAGGTCTTCGACGAGGCCACCCTGAACACCCTGCAGGGGCACATCGCCGTCGGCCACACGCGCTACTCGACCACCGGCTCCACCACCTGGGAGAACGCGCAGCCCAGCTTCCGCACCACTCCGACCGGTAGCGGGCTGGCGCTCGGCCACAACGGAAACCTGGTCAACACCCTCGAGTTGGTGGCTGAGGCGGAGGCGGCTGGCCTGGGCAATCTGGGCCGCTACGGCGCCACCACCGACTCCGACCTGCTCACCGCGCTCCTCGCCTCGCGCCCCGACGTCTCGGTCGAGCAGGCCGCGATGGACGTGCTCCCGAAGCTGCGGGGCGCCTTCTCGCTGGTCTTCATGGACGAGCACACCCTCTACGCCGCGCGCGACCCGCAAGGCGTCCGCCCGCTCGTGCTCGGTCGCTTGGAGCGCGGCTGGGTGGTCACCAGCGAGACCGCGGCTCTGGACATCGTCGGCGCCTCATTCGTGCGTGAGATCGAGCCCGGCGAGCTCATCACCATCGACGAGGAGGGTCTGCGCTCGCAGCGCTTCGCCAACCCCGATCCCAAGGGGTGCCTCTTCGAGTACGTGTACCTGGCCCGTCCGGACACCACCATCTCCGGCCGTGGCGTGCACTCGACCCGGGTCGAGATCGGTCGCCGGCTGGCCCGTGAACACCCGGTCGAGGCTGATCTGGTCATGCCGACGCCGGAGTCCGGAACGCCGGCGGCCATCGGCTACGCCCAGGAGTCCGGCATTCCCTACGGCACCGGCCTCGTGAAGAACGCCTACGTCGGACGCACCTTCATCCAGCCCTCGCAGACGATCCGCCAGTTGGGCATCCGCCTCAAGCTGAACCCGCTCCGGGATGTGGTGCGGGGCAAGCGATTGGTCGTGGTCGACGACTCGATCGTGCGGGGCAACACCCAGCGCGCGCTGGTGCGCATGCTGCGCGAGGCCGGGGCGCTGGAGGTGCACGTCCGCATCTCCTCCCCGCCGGTGAAGTGGCCGTGCTTCTACGGCATCGACTTCGCCTCCAAGGCCGAACTGGTGGCCAACGGCCTGGACGTCGAGGGGATTCGTCAGTCGATCGGCGCCGATTCGCTGGGCTATGTCTCGCTCGGCGCACTCATCGGTGCCAGTGAGCAGCCGAAGACGCGGCTCTGCCACGCCTGCTTCACCGGGGAGTACCCGATCCCGCTGTCGGACATGATCGGCAAGCATGTCCTCGAAGGCATCGAACGCAACGTCAACCTGTCGATCACCGACGCCAGTGCCCAGGCGGCCGAGGAGGCAACGCCGGACGAGGTTTCGGCCGCCGCCGTCGGAAGCTTCATCGACGAAGACCTGACCCCAGAGAGCGTGTCGCTTCAGTGA
- a CDS encoding 4'-phosphopantetheinyl transferase: MAISLFDSTVDARGPDSGRADVWWASLADLQPAHVMLLDDVERDRADRFVRDADRRRFILGVAMTRRVLAGILRIPAADVPLDRECADCARPHGRPRLDAERLGERFDAEADPEQRLDFSLSHSGDWIALLVGRGMQVGVDVEELADAADLPSVAQNVLTDEELADVRRGADGKSDQFDVRRFFDYWVAKESVLKATGDGLGEPMKAVSVMPLAQSWGRARLGFRPETAAVVQRLEAPPGYVAAATTLTSERVLIESRSGFATRITGA; this comes from the coding sequence ATGGCAATATCCCTCTTTGATTCCACGGTCGATGCCCGCGGTCCGGACTCGGGCCGGGCCGACGTCTGGTGGGCCTCGCTGGCCGATCTGCAGCCAGCCCACGTGATGCTCCTCGACGACGTCGAGCGGGACCGGGCTGATCGATTTGTCCGCGACGCCGACCGCCGCCGCTTCATCCTGGGCGTGGCGATGACGCGCCGGGTGCTCGCCGGAATCCTGCGCATCCCGGCGGCTGACGTGCCCCTGGATCGTGAGTGCGCCGACTGTGCCCGCCCGCACGGACGGCCGCGGCTGGACGCCGAGCGTCTGGGCGAACGCTTCGACGCCGAGGCCGACCCCGAGCAGCGGCTGGACTTCTCGCTGTCGCACTCCGGCGACTGGATCGCGCTGCTCGTCGGGCGCGGAATGCAGGTCGGCGTCGATGTGGAGGAGCTGGCCGACGCCGCCGATCTGCCGTCGGTGGCCCAGAACGTCCTCACCGATGAGGAACTGGCCGACGTGCGCCGCGGGGCCGATGGCAAATCCGACCAGTTCGACGTGCGCCGCTTCTTCGACTACTGGGTGGCCAAGGAGTCCGTGCTGAAGGCGACCGGTGACGGCCTGGGTGAGCCCATGAAGGCGGTCTCCGTGATGCCACTCGCGCAGAGTTGGGGCCGGGCGCGACTGGGTTTCCGTCCCGAAACGGCGGCCGTGGTGCAGCGGCTGGAGGCCCCGCCGGGGTACGTCGCAGCGGCCACGACGCTCACCTCGGAGCGGGTGCTGATCGAGAGTCGGAGTGGATTCGCGACGCGAATCACCGGCGCGTAG
- a CDS encoding propionyl-CoA carboxylase beta chain: MSAEFISADASSASADEAPDPGLSTTALKLAHFDKLEEQTRNVGSARAIERQHAKGKLTARERIDLLVDPGSFIEFDAMARHQSTDFGMEANRPLGDGVVTGQGTVDGRTICLFSQDFTVFGGSLGQTYGEKIVKIMDLAAKIGCPIVGINDSGGARIQEGVSALAYYAQIGRRNARLSGVIPQISMILGPCAGGAVYSPAMTDFTVMTAETSQMFVTGPDVVYAVTGERTSFAELGGAEMHAEVSGNTHYVAADEEDAFEWVRALLAFLPSNNLDDSMNVDQAADLDLTAQDRALDELVPDAANASYDMLEVFAAVADDGDYLEISPRFAPQMLCAFARVEGRTVGMVGNQPRHMAGTIDINASEKAARFIRFCDAFNLPILTFVDVPGYMPGLEQERNGIIRRGAKLLYAYSEATVPMVTVVVRKAYGGGYATMGSKHLGADLNFAWPTAEVAVMGGEGAVSVLYRAELARAEADGNLKEVRAKLIAEYRDTLATPYIAAERGFIDAVIRPSSTRSYVTRALRTLRTKVDHLPAKKHGNIPL; encoded by the coding sequence GTGAGCGCCGAGTTCATCTCGGCAGACGCCTCGTCCGCATCGGCGGACGAGGCGCCCGACCCTGGCCTGAGCACGACGGCGCTCAAACTCGCCCACTTCGACAAGCTCGAGGAGCAGACGCGCAACGTCGGTTCGGCCCGGGCGATCGAACGCCAGCACGCGAAGGGGAAGCTCACCGCGCGGGAGCGGATCGACCTGCTGGTCGACCCGGGCTCCTTCATTGAGTTCGACGCAATGGCCCGCCACCAGTCCACCGACTTCGGGATGGAGGCCAACCGCCCGCTCGGTGACGGTGTGGTCACCGGGCAGGGGACGGTCGACGGTCGAACAATCTGCCTGTTTTCTCAGGACTTCACCGTCTTCGGTGGCAGCCTCGGCCAGACCTACGGCGAGAAGATCGTCAAGATCATGGACCTGGCGGCGAAGATCGGCTGCCCCATCGTCGGCATCAACGACTCGGGCGGAGCGCGCATCCAGGAGGGTGTGTCGGCGCTGGCCTACTACGCCCAGATCGGGCGCCGCAACGCTCGCCTCTCGGGCGTGATCCCCCAGATCTCCATGATTCTCGGGCCATGTGCCGGCGGTGCGGTCTACTCACCGGCGATGACCGACTTCACCGTCATGACGGCTGAGACCTCGCAGATGTTCGTCACCGGCCCGGACGTCGTCTACGCGGTGACCGGTGAACGCACCAGTTTCGCCGAGCTCGGTGGCGCTGAGATGCACGCCGAAGTCAGCGGAAACACGCACTATGTCGCGGCCGACGAGGAGGACGCCTTCGAGTGGGTCCGGGCGCTGCTGGCCTTCCTGCCCAGCAATAACCTGGACGACTCGATGAACGTCGACCAGGCGGCTGACCTCGATCTGACTGCGCAGGATCGGGCCCTGGACGAGCTGGTCCCGGACGCGGCGAACGCCAGCTACGACATGCTTGAGGTCTTCGCCGCTGTCGCCGACGACGGGGATTACCTCGAGATTTCCCCACGATTCGCCCCACAGATGCTCTGCGCCTTCGCCCGCGTCGAGGGGCGCACCGTCGGGATGGTCGGCAACCAGCCCCGGCATATGGCCGGCACCATCGACATCAACGCCTCCGAGAAGGCCGCCCGCTTCATCCGTTTCTGCGACGCCTTCAACCTGCCGATCCTGACCTTCGTCGACGTTCCGGGGTACATGCCGGGCCTGGAGCAGGAGCGCAACGGCATCATCCGTCGCGGCGCGAAGCTGCTCTACGCCTACAGCGAGGCCACCGTCCCGATGGTGACTGTGGTGGTCCGCAAGGCCTACGGAGGCGGTTACGCCACGATGGGCTCCAAGCATCTCGGGGCCGACCTCAACTTCGCCTGGCCGACGGCCGAGGTCGCCGTCATGGGCGGCGAGGGCGCGGTGAGTGTGCTGTACCGGGCCGAGCTGGCCCGCGCCGAGGCGGACGGCAACCTGAAGGAGGTACGGGCCAAGCTCATCGCCGAGTACCGCGATACATTGGCCACGCCCTACATCGCGGCCGAGCGCGGCTTCATCGACGCGGTGATCCGTCCGTCGTCCACCCGCAGCTACGTGACCCGCGCACTCCGGACGCTGCGGACCAAGGTCGACCACCTTCCAGCGAAGAAGCATGGCAATATCCCTCTTTGA